In Allorhizobium pseudoryzae, the genomic window CCTCGCCGACCGGAGGCGTATCCTGGGCGCCGATGTAATTGGCGTCGAGGGCCGCCTGGCACTCCATCACCTCGAACCGGTTGGCCGGCACCAGGATTGCCTTGGACGGTTCGTCCATGCGGTGGTTGGAGCGGCCGATACGCTGGGCAAGCCGCGAGGCCCCTTTCGGCGCGCCGACATGCACCACGAGATCGACATCGCCCCAGTCGAGCCCCATGTCGAGGGTGGAGGTGGCGACGACGGCGCGCAGCTTGTTGGCGCTCATCGCCGCCTCCACCTTGCGCCGCTGGCCGGCATCGAGCGAGCCGTGGTGGAGCGCGATCGGCAGGCTGTCGTCGTTGATCGTCCAAAGTTCCTGGAAGAGCAGTTCGGCCTGGAAGCGCGTGTTGACGAAGATCAGCGTGGTCTTGTGGTTGCGGATTTCCTCGTAGACCGCGGGGATGGCATAGGCTGCGACATGGCCGGCCCAGGGCAGCCGCTGCTCCGTCGTCATGATCGAAATGTTCGGCGCAGCGCCGCCCGTGACATGCACGAGGCCCGCGGGGGGTGCGGGGTGTTCACCCTGCGGCACTTCTCTGACTATGCCGCTTTGCGGCACCAGCCAGCGCTGCAGATCCATGGGATCGGAGACGGTGGCGGACAGGCCGATGGTGCGCAGACCAGGCGCGTGTTTGCGCAACCGCGCGAGGCCCAGAGACAGGAGATGGCCACGCTTGGACGTAACGAGCGAATGCAGCTCGTCCAGCACCACATATTTCAGGTCCTTGAAGAAGCGTTCCGCGTCCGTGTTGGCGAGCAGCAGCGCCACCTGTTCCGGCGTCGTCAGCAGGATGTCCGGCGGGTTCAGCTTCTGGCGCTGGCGCTTGGCCTGCGGCGTGTCGCCGGTGCGGTTCTCGATCGAAACCGGCAGACCCATTTCCGCCACCGGTTTCATGAGGTTGCGCTCGATATCGACGGCAAGCGCCTTGAGCGGCGAGATGTAGAGCGTGTGGACCCCGACAAAGGCGGAACCGGGCGGAAGCTTGCCGCGTCGCGTTAGGTCGGTCAGCGAGGGCAGGAAACCGGCGAGCGTCTTGCCGGCGCCGGTCGGTGCAATCAGCAGCATGTTTTCGCCGGCGGTGGCCCGGGCGAGCAGCTCCATCTGGTGCGCACGCGGCGCCCAGCCCTTTTCCGCGAACCATTTTTGAAAGGAGCGCGGCAGGAGATCGAGGCTTAAGGTCGGGTGATCAGCGAGGCTTGTGTCCACGTCTGCCAAGGTAATGGCTCAGACGCGAATGAGAAGAGGCTATCGCACGATATACCGATCCGTGCGGTGGTTGATGGCGAGCGTGAGGTTCAACGTCACCGCCGCGAGGATCGAGCAGGCGATCACGAAGGGGGTGGCGACGAAGAAGGAGACCGTCAGCACCACGCCATCAAGCGCCAGCTGCACCAGGCCGGCGCGCCAGCCGAACTTGTCCTGCAGGTAGAGCGCCAGGATGCCGAAGCCGCCGAGGCTGGCGCGGTGGCGGAAGAGTGCCAGCATGCCGGTGCCGATCAAGAGCCCGCCGAACAGGGCCGCCACCAGCGGGTTGATGTCGCCGATCGAGATCAGGCCCGGCAGGACTTCGGTAAAGAAGGAGGTGAGCGCCACGGCGGCGAAGGTCTTCAGCGTGAAAGCGAGGCCGAGACGCTTGTAGGCCAGCCAGTAGAAAGGCAGGTTCAACAGGAAGAAGACGGTACCGAAACTGAGGCCGGTCGAATAGCGCAGCAGGAAACCGAGGCCGGCGGTGCCGCCGATCAAAAGATGGGCGGAGGCAAGCAGCGTGACGCCGAGCGCCGCCAGCATGGAGCCGGCCACCACGCCCTGGATATCCTCCAGGATCGAATGGCGCTCCGAACTCGAGGCCCAGAAGCCGACCGGCGTCTTTTGCTGCGTTGCGTTCGCCATCAGCGCACCACGATGTAACGGTCCGAGCGGTGGTTGATCGCCAGGAACAGGTTGAGGATCACGGCGCCGAGGATTGACCAGATGACGATCTGCCAATCCAGCACCAGGAAGGCTGATGCCATGACGCAGGTATCGAAGGCAAGCTGGATAAGGCCCGCCTGGATGCCGAAGCGTTCCTGGATATAGATGGCCAGAATGCCGACGCCGCCGAGGCTTGCCCGGTGGCGATAAAGGGCGAGCAGCCCGTAGCCGAGCAGCAGGCCGCCCATCAGCGCGCCCCAGAAGGGATGCAGGTAATCGATCAGCAGAAAGCGCGTTTCCACCTCCGTCATCAGCGAGACGAGGCCAATGGCGATGAAGGTTTTTGCCGAAAAGGCGAGCCCCAGGCGCTTGAAGGAAAGGTAGTAGAACGGCAGATTGACGAGGAAGAACAGCAGGCCGAACGAGATGTTGAAGGCGTAATGGACCAGGAAGGCGACGCCCGCCGTGCCGCCGGTCAAGAGGCCGACGCGGTTCAGCAGGTAAAAGCCAAGCGCCGAGACGAGCGCCCCCGTCAGCAGGCCCTGGCTGTCTTCGATCCATGTGTGCTGGGAGGGGTCGGCACTGTAAAGCCCAAGCGTTCTTCTCTGTGACACGCGTCTGTTCCCGGTGGTGTTGTGCGGCGATTGTGCACCGCAAAACGACCGCCTTCAAGATGGGACAGCATGGCTGACACAAATTGCAAGAAAACTGCCGGTCAGGCCGTGAGGCGGGCAAGAAACAGAATGCCGTAGACTACTTTTCCGCCATCCATGCGAATGTCGGTTTTCTGCATCTGCAGCAGGTCGAAGCCGAAGGCGGCGAGAAGGGTGCGGATATAGGTTTCCGTGTGGGCATAGCGCAGCGAGGGCAGCAGCGTGTAGCCTTCCTCCGCCCCGCCGGCATCCTCGACGGAAAAGGCGAACAGGCCGCCCGGTTTCAGCAGGTCGCGGGCGAGCGAAAAGGTCGTGTCCAGACTGCCGAGATACATCAGCACGTCCGCTGCCGAGACGAGATCGGCGCGGGCTTTGGCCAGTCCTTCCGCAAAAAGCACGTCGGCGGCCGCTTCGCTGCTGAGGTCTGCCTGGGCGAGATGCCGGTAGATCCCCTTCTCCTCGGCCTTGGCGAGCATGTTGGCGGAGAGATCGAAGCCTTCGAGGCGGTGCGTCGCGCCGGCCACCTCGACCCCGAACAGGCCGGTGCCGCAGCCGAGATCGACCGTCAGTGCGAAGGGCGCGTGGGGGCGGGCGAGCGCGAACAGCTTTTCCGGCACGCTGTAGTTCAGCTTGTCGAGAAGCGCCGTCTCGAAACGGTCGGCATAGTCATCGAAGAGGCCTTCGACGTAAGCCGATGGCGGCGTCTCCGGCGTCGGGGCGGCACCGAGCAGCGCCAGTTTCAGCGCGGCGCCAAAGATGCCGGTCGCATCCAGGTCTTCCACCCGGCGAAAAGCCTCGATCGCCTGCTCGACCTGCCCCGACTTCTGATGCGCCTCGCCGAGCAGCAGCCAGCCGGCCGTCCAGCGCGGGACGATCTCCAGCGCCTGTTCGAGCAATTCGGCGGCAGCCGCGTGATCGCCGGCTTCCGAGAGCATGCGGGCATAATCGGCGCGGCGGTCGGCGATCACGTCGCCTGACGAGAACTGGATGGCGGACATCGGGCTGACATGACTTCAATGTTGGAAAGAGTTGCGCGCTTCTGACCGAAGCCACAAAAAAACTCAAGTTCTATCGCAAGGGCGGCCACGCTGCTTGCGGCCATGGTTTGCCGAAACTATGTCTGGTGGCACACAGGAACCACGGAAGGACCCGCATGTCGGACCAGATGAACAGGCTGCTTGGTGATACGCCGGGACGCACGATCGTGAAACTGATCGTCGTTTCGCTGATCGTCGGCTTCGTGATGGCCGTGTTTGGCCTCAGACCCTTCGACATCGTCTACGGCCTGCGCGATTTCATCCTCGACCTGTGGCATCGCGGCTTCAATGCGCTCGGCGCCGTCGGCGATTACCTGATTGCCGGCGCCATGATCGTCATCCCCGCCTTCATCCTGCTTCGACTGTTCAGTTTCAGACGCTAATGACCCTGCCTTCCTCTCCGACCGCCCGGCGCGGCTTTCTCCTCGTGACCGGCGGCGCGCTCTTGAGCCTTGCCGGCTGCTCCACCTTTCGGGCGCCGGTCTCGGTCGATGGTGCCACCGACGATACGCGCGCGGCCCTGCCGCTCGTCAATGCGCTTCGGGCGAAACACGGTCTGTCCAGCCTTTCGGCCTCGCAGCCGACGGGACGGGCGGCCGCCGAACAGGCGGTGCGCATGGCAAAAGCAGACCAGATGACGCATCTGATCGGCCTTGGCGACGATTTCGGCGCCCGGATGAAACGCAACGGCGTGCCGCTGCCGGCAGCAGAAAATATCGCCAGCGGCCAGAAGTCGGTGGAAGAGGCGGTTCAGGCCTGGATCGATTCGCCCAAACATCTGGAAAACATGCTAGGCTCCTATCGCTCGGTCGGCGTTGCCATGGCACGCTCCCCCTCCACCGGGCGGCCCTATTGGGCCATGGTTCTGTCTGCCTGATGCGGATGTCGGCCTGACCTCTTGCAGGATCCGGTCTGACCTCCGAGCGGGCCCCGCCTGGACGTTCTGATGCCGGATCCTGCCCTTATCTCCAATCCGCTGGCCTTCCGGGTCACACACCGGCTGGTGCTCTCCATCGCCTTGCCGATGACGCTCGGTTACCTCACGACACCGCTGCTCGGCCTGACGGATACTGCCGTCGTCGGGCAACTGGGCGATCCCGCAGCGCTGGCGGGCCTTGCGATCGGCGCGATCCTCTTCGATCTCCTCTATGGCAGCCTGAGCTTTCTGCGCACCGCAACGACCGGGCTCGTGGCGCAGGCCTTCGGGCGGCAGGATTTTCGGGAAGAACAGGCGGTCTTCCTGCGCTCGCTGATCGGCGCCTTCGGGCTCGGCGTGATCATGCTCATGCTGGCGCCGCTGATCTGGCGCTATGCCCCCTCCCTGATGACCGACGATCCCGCCGTCATCACTGCAACGCAGAGCTATTTCGCCATCCGGGTGCTGACGAGCCCCGCCACCTTCGCCAATTTCACTGTGCTCGGTTACGTGCTGGGGCGCGGACAGGGTGTGCTCGGCCTGAAACTGCAGATCCTGCTCAACGGCGCCAATATCATCCTGACGCTGATCCTTGGCCTCTGGCTCGGGCTTGGCATTACCGGCGTGGCGCTCGGCACCGCCGGGGCGGAAGTGATCGGCATGATCGCCGGCCTTGCCGTCATCCTGCGGAGGATGCGCGGCGGCAATCGACCGAGCAGGACAGAACTGTTCGACCGCCGCAAGATCGGCGCGCTGTTCCGGCTGAACGGCGACATCCTGATCCGCTCGCTGGTGCTGAACGGTGCCTTTGCCCTGATGACGCGGATCGGATCGAGCGAAGGCGCGGTGACCTTGGCCGCCA contains:
- a CDS encoding YitT family protein gives rise to the protein MANATQQKTPVGFWASSSERHSILEDIQGVVAGSMLAALGVTLLASAHLLIGGTAGLGFLLRYSTGLSFGTVFFLLNLPFYWLAYKRLGLAFTLKTFAAVALTSFFTEVLPGLISIGDINPLVAALFGGLLIGTGMLALFRHRASLGGFGILALYLQDKFGWRAGLVQLALDGVVLTVSFFVATPFVIACSILAAVTLNLTLAINHRTDRYIVR
- a CDS encoding YitT family protein yields the protein MSQRRTLGLYSADPSQHTWIEDSQGLLTGALVSALGFYLLNRVGLLTGGTAGVAFLVHYAFNISFGLLFFLVNLPFYYLSFKRLGLAFSAKTFIAIGLVSLMTEVETRFLLIDYLHPFWGALMGGLLLGYGLLALYRHRASLGGVGILAIYIQERFGIQAGLIQLAFDTCVMASAFLVLDWQIVIWSILGAVILNLFLAINHRSDRYIVVR
- a CDS encoding class I SAM-dependent DNA methyltransferase, with amino-acid sequence MSAIQFSSGDVIADRRADYARMLSEAGDHAAAAELLEQALEIVPRWTAGWLLLGEAHQKSGQVEQAIEAFRRVEDLDATGIFGAALKLALLGAAPTPETPPSAYVEGLFDDYADRFETALLDKLNYSVPEKLFALARPHAPFALTVDLGCGTGLFGVEVAGATHRLEGFDLSANMLAKAEEKGIYRHLAQADLSSEAAADVLFAEGLAKARADLVSAADVLMYLGSLDTTFSLARDLLKPGGLFAFSVEDAGGAEEGYTLLPSLRYAHTETYIRTLLAAFGFDLLQMQKTDIRMDGGKVVYGILFLARLTA
- a CDS encoding DUF6460 domain-containing protein, translated to MSDQMNRLLGDTPGRTIVKLIVVSLIVGFVMAVFGLRPFDIVYGLRDFILDLWHRGFNALGAVGDYLIAGAMIVIPAFILLRLFSFRR
- a CDS encoding CAP domain-containing protein, translated to MPSSPTARRGFLLVTGGALLSLAGCSTFRAPVSVDGATDDTRAALPLVNALRAKHGLSSLSASQPTGRAAAEQAVRMAKADQMTHLIGLGDDFGARMKRNGVPLPAAENIASGQKSVEEAVQAWIDSPKHLENMLGSYRSVGVAMARSPSTGRPYWAMVLSA
- a CDS encoding MATE family efflux transporter, which gives rise to MPDPALISNPLAFRVTHRLVLSIALPMTLGYLTTPLLGLTDTAVVGQLGDPAALAGLAIGAILFDLLYGSLSFLRTATTGLVAQAFGRQDFREEQAVFLRSLIGAFGLGVIMLMLAPLIWRYAPSLMTDDPAVITATQSYFAIRVLTSPATFANFTVLGYVLGRGQGVLGLKLQILLNGANIILTLILGLWLGLGITGVALGTAGAEVIGMIAGLAVILRRMRGGNRPSRTELFDRRKIGALFRLNGDILIRSLVLNGAFALMTRIGSSEGAVTLAANAVLMNLFMIASFFLDGLAGAAEQLAGRAVGARDRPSFDRALRLTGGWSLGMGAALVAVFLLIGPFVIETLSTSTVVRETAAQYLPLAALTGLTGALAFHMDGIFIGATWSREMRNMMLASLAGYCCALALLVPSFGNTGLWIGLNLFLLMRGGFLALLLPRKTVATFGA